A portion of the Lolium rigidum isolate FL_2022 chromosome 1, APGP_CSIRO_Lrig_0.1, whole genome shotgun sequence genome contains these proteins:
- the LOC124707907 gene encoding GDSL esterase/lipase At5g37690-like, translating into MAALGATAVAIAMLLLATITNVALATTATTAKGPVIYIFGDSMSDVGNNNYLLLSIAKCDYPWYGIDYEGGYPTGRFTNGRTIGDIMAAKFGVPPPPPFLSLYMTDDEVLGGVNFASGGAGLLNETGIYFVEYLSFDNQISYFEQTKNAMISKIGKKAAEEVVNGAIFQIGLGSNDYVNNFLRPFMADGIVYTHDEFVAYLMDTIAQQLTRLYHLGARKVWFTGLAPLGCIPSQRVLSETGECLEEVNGYAVRFNAAAKDLLAGLNAKLPGARMSLADCYSVVMELIEHPQKYGFTTSHTSCCDVDTSVGGLCLPTASVCEDRKEFVFWDAYHTSDAANQVIAAHLYADMVSSGDAQEPQGNATAAPKVVRSPPRPLPRAPASRPAVRGSNTTPAPRAAPASRPAVRGSNTTSAPRAAPAARPRDVVGSPLAAPPPRA; encoded by the exons ATGGCAGCTCTGGGCGCCACGGCCGTGGCCATTGCCATGCTCCTGCTTGCGACCATCACCAACGTGGCTCTGGCCACCACAGCGACGACAGCGAAGGGGCCGGTGATCTACATTTTCGGCGATTCGATGTCGGACGTGGGCAACAACAACTACCTCCTCCTGTCCATCGCCAAGTGCGACTACCCCTGGTACGGGATCGACTACGAAGGTGGCTACCCCACCGGGAGGTTCACCAATGGCAGGACCATCGGCGACATCATGG CTGCTAAATTCGGCgtcccaccgccaccgccgttccTCTCCCTGTATATGACCGACGACGAGGTGCTCGGCGGCGTCAACTTCGCGTCCGGCGGCGCAGGACTACTCAACGAGACCGGCATATACTTT GTTGAGTACCTGTCGTTCGACAACCAGATATCTTACTTCGAGCAGACCAagaacgcgatgatcagcaagatCGGCAAGAAGGCCGCCGAGGAGGTGGTCAATGGCGCAATCTTCCAAATCGGACTTG GGAGCAACGACTACGTGAACAACTTCCTGCGCCCGTTCATGGCGGACGGCATCGTGTACACCCACGACGAGTTCGTCGCCTACCTCATGGACACCATAGCCCAGCAGCTCACG aggctctaCCATCTCGGGGCGCGCAAGGTGTGGTTCACGGGGCTCGCCCCGCTCGGGTGCATCCCGTCGCAGCGCGTCCTGTCCGAGACCGGCGAGTGCCTGGAGGAGGTGAACGGGTACGCCGTCAGGTTCAACGCCGCAGCCAAGGACCTGCTCGCCGGCCTCAACGCCAAGCTCCCCGGCGCGCGGATGTCCCTCGCCGACTGCTACTCCGTCGTCATGGAGCTCATTGAGCACCCCCAGAAATACG GGTTTACGACGTCGCACACGTCTTGCTGCGACGTGGACACGTCTGTGGGGGGCTTGTGCCTGCCGACGGCGAGCGTGTGCGAGGACCGCAAGGAGTTCGTGTTCTGGGACGCCTACCACACCTCCGACGCCGCCAACCAGGTCATCGCAGCCCACCTCTACGCCGACATGGTCAGCTCCGGCGACGCGCAGGAGCCGCAGGGCAACGCAACCGCCGCGCCCAAAGTCGTGCGATCACCGCCCCGCCCCTTGCCGCGCGCGCCGGCATCCCGGCCTGCCGTGCGTGGCAGCAACACCACCCCAGCGCCCCGCGCTGCGCCGGCATCCCGGCCTGCCGTGCGTGGCAGCAACACCACCTCAGCGCCCCGCGCCGCGCCGGCTGCCCGGCCTCGCGATGTCGTCGGGTcacccctcgccgcgccgcctccccgGGCTTGA